The following proteins are co-located in the Phyllostomus discolor isolate MPI-MPIP mPhyDis1 chromosome 1, mPhyDis1.pri.v3, whole genome shotgun sequence genome:
- the CLN6 gene encoding ceroid-lipofuscinosis neuronal protein 6: MEGTARRRQHPGAAGAQPGASFLQARHGPIKADEAAGTAPFHLDLWFYFTLQNWVLDFGRPIAMLVFPLEWFPLNKPSVGDYFHMAYNIITPFLLLKLIERSPRTLPRSVVYVSIITFIMGASIHLVGDSVNHRLLFSGYQHHLSVRENPIIKNLKPETLIDSFELLYYYDEYLGHSMWYVPFFLILFMYFSGCFTPTEAESSLPGAALLLVVPSGLYYWYLVTEGQIFILFIFTFFAMLALVLHQKRKRLFLDSNGLFLFYSFALTLLLVAMWVTWLWNDPVLRKKYPGVIYVPEPWAFYTLHVSSRH, from the exons ATGGAAGGCACGGCGCGGAGGCGGCAGCATCCAGGAGCTGCGGGCGCGCAGCCGGGCGCCTCCTTCCTGCAAGCCAG GCACGGTCCCATCAAAGCCGATGAGGCCGCCGGCACTGCTCCCTTCCACCTCGACCTCTGGTTCTACTTCACTCTGCAGAACTGGGTTCTGGACTTTGGCCGTCCCATTGCCATG CTGGTGTTCCCTCTCGAATGGTTTCCGCTCAACAAGCCGAGCGTGGGGGACTACTTCCACATGGCCTACAACATCATCACGCCCTTTCTCCTGCTCAAG CTCATCGAGAGATCGCCCCGCACCTTGCCGCGCTCCGTGGTCTACGTCAGCATCATCACTTTCATCATGGGCGCCAGCATCCACCTGGTGGGCGACTCCGTGAACCACCGCCTGCTCTTCAGTGGCTACCAGCACCACCTGTCAGTCCGTGAGAACCCCATTATCAAGAATCTCAAGCCGGAGACGCTG ATCGACTCCTTCGAGCTGCTTTACTACTATGACGAGTACCTGGGCCACTCCATGTG GTACGTCCccttcttcctcatcctcttcATGTACTTCAGCGGCTGTTTCACTCCCACCGAAGCTGAGAGCTCACTGCCAGGGGCGGCCCTTCTCTTGGTGGTGCCCAGTGGCCTGTACTACTG GTACCTGGTCACCGAGGGCCAGATCTTCATCCTCTTCATCTTCACCTTCTTCGCCATGCTGGCCCTCGTCCTGCACCAGAAGCGCAAGCGCCTCTTCCTGGACAGCAAcggcctcttcctcttctactccTTCGCCCTCACTCTCCTGCTTGTGGCCATGTGGGTCACCTGGCTGTGGAATGACCCTGTGCTCAGGAAGAAGTACCCAGGCGTCATCTACGTCCCTGAGCCCTGGGCCTTCTACACCCTCCACGTCAGCAGCCGACACTGA